Proteins from one Neodiprion fabricii isolate iyNeoFabr1 chromosome 5, iyNeoFabr1.1, whole genome shotgun sequence genomic window:
- the LOC124182986 gene encoding uncharacterized protein LOC124182986: MAAVHLATSDETTVLNIDDKENNPSKRTRQLLLRYQKSEESSDDNEEELPFVLAEGDKSSQAPQHIFIKKNNGSNDDAKNNNSTQLDNASKDKMPNEIIHQKNSEKKQWLLTIMQLSLVLRDKNKLLPTNLMRQFVPAVTKLIELRKVADGKKHVRDVLAFILDNNFSCKLSWSG; the protein is encoded by the exons ATGGCTGCTGTTCATTTGGCAACAAGTGACGAAACTACCGTTCTGAATATTGATGACAAGGAAAATAATCCATCAAAGCGTACGAGGCAACTACTGTTACGTTATCAAAAATCCGAGGAGTCGAGCGACGATAATGAAGAAG AATTACCCTTTGTTCTTGCTGAAGGTGATAAAAGTTCTCAAGCTCcacaacatatttttattaagaaaaataatggaagTAATGACGATGCCAAGAACAATAATTCAACTCAACTAGACAATGCTTCCAAAGACAAGATGCCTAATGAGATCATACATCagaaaaacagtgaaaaaaaacagtgGTTACTAACAATAATGCAACTCAGCCTGGTTCTGAGGGACAAAAACAAACTGCTGCCAACCAATTTGATGCGCCAGTTTGTCCCTGCTGTC acaaaACTTATTGAACTTAGAAAAGTAGCTGATGGAAAAAAACACGTCCGGGACGTATTAGCATTTATTTTAGATAATAACTTCAGTTGTAAACTGTCCTGGagcggttaa